Part of the Uloborus diversus isolate 005 chromosome 9, Udiv.v.3.1, whole genome shotgun sequence genome is shown below.
CTTTTTATCCATTTGGACCAAAGGAGGACCCtaaggccaaagtagcccgcgtttacggtattcATTTGCACTCTACTTTAAATCCACCCttattaagaatatttctttatcaTTTCCTTTATAATTTACTTTGATAAAACAACAACAAGGCAAGTAAAGAACCAATTGGACATATATTTATCTTACTGATATACATTTCTACTTCTTTATGTGTCACtttgttaaagaataaaagattaaATGCGCATTCTATTGTagctttcaaaattgaatttgaaacgttttatcatccattacgaaaatcaagcttataaataacactgaaatttgaagaaaaaaaaattggtatttgttgtcctaaaactgtcctaaaatttttgaaatcatcactCCGACCCCTTTTAATGAACTTCTATGAAACGTTATCTGGAGAGGGGTTCATTCTCAAAGTTCACTAGTGACAGACCTCATAGATACTGAGCACCTAAAATTTTCCCTCGagcatctttatttttctttcatgaaagtcatgatattcttgaaatttttcataagtgtcaaaatattaaaatcgtGTGAAAAGGTGGTAAAAATCCATTTGAAGGGTTTCAAAAAGAGCTCCCATTAAAATTTAGAACCTGACTTCGCGAAACGTAAGATCTTCGTCTCTGCTGCACCGCTTTATGACATCATTTCATCTGTCTGCACGTGACAACATTATATGGtgctctggattttttttttcgtctctcatcttttatttttttggagttaCGGGGGTACCACGGAACTCCTGGTGACCCCCATGCGCACGCCTCTGAACATGATAATTACATCATACATTTTACAACTTACTCGTTAAATTATAAGTTTTTGACTCaacataaattaattatttttaaaattatcatttatttttttttttttaaatcacgtgtttactttattattgttcttttttacAAACTGATAGTTGTATTTAGATacctgacattttttttataaagactaAAAGTCTTGGGTTAAATGGCaattatcataattttaaaacaaattttaattaaaagtgctTTTAAGTTAGCCTGATGATATGTTTATCACAGAGGCTACCCCGTAATATTTGTATAGTAATAATTAGTTTCTTTCATTAACAATCATATGAACATTGCTTAaagaaattggatgaaattttaaaattcgatCTTTTAGGGAAAATTTAtaaagtggagaaaaataaatcgGCTCTCAGAAATAAATAGCTAACCATTTCTAATGTCGaaactagaaaagaaaaaataatcatggTGAAATTGGTagcatttaaaattataactatgaCCATAAATCAGCTAAGCCGATTATTCAGCAATCTTTATTGACCAATTTGCTTATCGGCACATCCCAACCCTGGAAGCTCCCCTTGTGTGGGTCGGCAacagaaaaccgtatcgcaacaatTGATTGAGAGCGGTTACACCATTCGTCACAAAACAGTCCTGATCTTGCACCTAGTGACTTCCATCTGTTTCCTGCTTTGAAGAAGAATCTCGGTGGAAGGGGCTTTGGAAGTAATATATTCTGCTGTCAAACAAGCAGTTAAAACGTTTGTTCCGAATATAGTCCTATGTTTTTCCTAAAGGAATTTTTGGAACAATGCCGGTGTATCACAAATACCTCAATGTTCTTATTCGTATTTATGTGGAAAAATAAAGTTATGTCTTATCTTTAATGTCTCATTCCAGAGGCGTAACATCGGGGgaacgtgccccccccccccgccaatttTCTGGCCACTTAACCTTTTGTcccagaattataaaaaaattagcgCAAAAATCAAAAAGAGTAACTGTTTTTTCCGAATTGTATGTTCTTAAAAGTGCATTCTAGACGATCTTTGTTAATGTTAGGGCGGAAAAGCGTCCTGGGGGCGTTTTCCCCCGACTattattcgaaattgaagcctgaaacacaatttttatactttttcccTAATTACGTTAAAGATGTTGGGGTTTTGGGGTTCTTccccgattttttttcaaaactgttgttttaaaaacgcagttttagacaatatTCGGAGATGTTAAGGAGAGGAGAAATCCGGGGGCCtcctcccggaaaattttcgaaaatgaacaatctaaaaAACGTAATTGTGTGCCATTTTTGATATTGTTATGAGGGCCGGAAATTTCTCGGAATTGGAgcgccaaaaacaattttattcgaCTTTTAATAATGTTAAGTGTGAGTTTTCGGGAGTTTTACCCCAGTAATAATTCGAGATTAAaggccttaaaaaaaaaaaattaagactattttaaattatattggcgTTGGAAGGAGGGGGGCGGGGTAGTGGACCCACGCGAAGCATTCGTGctcaaaggaagaattttctgatttcaatgcaagcTCGTGATGCTACAGACCAAAGCAATGCGtggtaaagcagcaaaataaattgaaatttaagctTCTACAAAGTTAAACTGCAATGCCCCCTGTTAAAATCAGTgatttgtttcctgattttaacaacagcAGATATTCAGCTTAGAATTCCGCTATGAGTATAATTTTGCATATTGATGGAAACTTGGATGAaaattctgctgaagaaaaaacCTTGTTAAAACGGTATTTTTCAACCCAGATTTGAACCCACACCCCTTCTTTCATTAGCACGCTGTTTTATTCAACCAAGCCAAGGTGTCTTCGCTTTCGGCTGCTATTCATTGAAGTAAtgagtaatttaaaagaaaacaaaaaaaaaaaaaaaaaagaacggttttttgacaaaataaaaaaagaaatttttagacCGCGGatatatttttcgtcattagcagaTATAATAAGTTTCAAAATGATGGGGTAAATCACGgaatttgataaaggaataaaTTAAATCTCGTGCAACGAAAGAAAAACAGGCtgtagaaataatatataagatgtTCAACGATATTATCAGAGTGTTCGGAGACTCTTCCCCGAAATATTATCAGAATTTATTCCCTAATGCGAAATTTTAGAgtctttggtgatattagaggAAAGAAAGGTTCGGGGACCTtcaaaaatttcccaaaataataaaaacggaattttagatgatctttaatAATGGGGCAGGTTGTTTTTCGAGGGTTTGGGCTAGGGCGCACTCCtagaagttttttgaaatcaaGTTCCTTTAGTAACTGTAGGCCTTTCGAagactttttcaaaatcaaattttatcaaaaaggcTCTTCTATAGGCTAAGTTTGATAGCGTAAAATAAAGGGATAAAGTTCGGGATCCCTCCCCTTTTTCTTTGGCAATGTCACTATCGTTTTTACttgattaaattattgataaaaatgttctgaaaaactctccacttgttttttttatttttcaaaattatttgagtgctttggtttttccatagtgaaattttaaatttccagccttatatttttatttgtttgaaataaaagtgTTTGAAGCGActcccgtcaaaaaaaaaaaaaaaaaaaaaaaaaatcaacattttgaacTTATATGCTACTGTTCAGATTTATcttagttttttacactttattttgttttaaatgtcatGTCCTCTTTATATCGCtatgaaatttttgtttaatttcgccttttatatttaaacacttagaaccAGTGGTGTGACTGGTCacgacattttttaaatctcgTCTTATTCTGTTTCAACTTTTACTCTATTTAAAacgtacagtcggacctccatatatcgaagtagcaaatttcaggaaaaatattcgatgtatagaaatttcgatgtatagaaacgattttattttatcgtacaaatctcTTAAGACACTGAAACATTGGCACACTTTCTGTTTCCTGttgctgctcccccccccccccgtgttgtgtgcatTTTTGGATGCAATTGTGTACattattaattattgttttttagttataaaaaactaagttttggtacattttccacattgaatagttctaAAAATGATTAACACTTGTACTTTAAgccatttgatcacatttcaactttcaaacataatttagaagtgttcataactttaatttgtctgttcgtgcactaattttcgttcgtgtacttggattgctcagtaattttaatatgttatttacatttactgcagcacggtCGTGCCGAAAATGAAGAGCGTAGGTACTAtttgcagtgttgccagattgggggaaatttccccattttggggaaatctggtgatctctggggaaattttggggaaataagttttgaggggatggggaaaacctggggaagaAAATACCTCGgggaaaaaggatttttttttcgcattgaGATTCACGACGTTAGTAGTgttacattgtttgtattaaacatcgttggtttagctttgatcaactttatggaatttgcatttcgcattatgtggaatattatgctacggaattcgcattaatgttctgcgtgagtgaCTAGTTGATaggtgaaacaggtaaaaataagtgtgatgaagaatgttcttggataaatatatacaaaaatcatagtttaaatgtacatacagaagcagagtagtaaatgcaagtagaaataaaacatttggctatttcttatctttcggtcaggcgcttgtatttatgactagtggcacccgcatggctttgcccgcagcagaaaattaaaaggtgttttggttcccctgtatatttacaaataatgcatgatgaatttctcgccaattggcttgcccacgttacggttaaacgttatgatagcttggtaatttacccgtccattttatgataattttgctcgggaaaatgttcttaaaattggaatagaaaaagaacaaaatcgaattttcgaaaaaatcgcttcgaggtgcacacccctatgctacaaactaattttgtgcctaatttcatgaaaatcggcgtaaTGGTCTAGGatctatgcgtgtcacagagatcctgacagatagagagatatccagacagagagactttcagctttattattagtgaagaagaAAAGatgaagaaagataaagataaagaagacaaaaaaaaaaaaaaaaaaaaagtgaaaatgggaggaacaaaaaaaagttggggaattttataagaaaatttggctatttggggaagaaaattttttttcaggagacaaaaatattaaaggaagtcgattcattttatgaaaatacagtaaaacctcgctataacgatattttggggaccaaagaaatatattgttgtagagggatatattgttatatcgagggtctatatattttgataatattttgataaggttttttttatttaaatgttatagtatatgcattacctaggtgtaaatgtttttatatatagtatatttgtaatacatttattggcaaggtgttaattatgattaaatattactATCAGTTGAAATAAATTCCGAAAATAAGCTCGTAAACATACCTCAAAtccgtttttattgaaaaaaatccaatatttttgtttgtttggccgcTTTTTTGACTGTTAACTCAACCAACAAGGTATACATTGAGTCCAAAGCACGAAAATGATCCTCGTTTGTGGATGGAAGACTTGAAAAAAATATCCGCAGAGATTTGACTGATTGAAGTGCTTCCTGGGTCGACAATAAGGATTGTGATTGACtcgtattatcatcatcatcatcttcttcctcCTCATCGTCTTCTTCTCCACTATGTTCCATCTCACTAGTAATTTCAGAGAGAATTTCTTCATCAGTAACTCCTGCGAAAACAGTAAGATCGTCATCCGCTGTCAAATAATCCTCCACGTTCACATCCATATTTTTTGCCCGTTTTTTTCCTCGAGTTGGGGACACAGATGTTTTGGGAGATTCAAAACCTATTTCCTGATCATATAAAATATCACAGTCTGAGGAATTTTCATCACAATCAGATCTTCTAAGACACCTAAACCTTTTCCAACAATTCAGAATGGTTTTCTCTGTTAATGCCCACCAACTTCCAGCAATAAAGTCACATGCAGCTTTAAAAGGGTCTTCCACGTTATTTTCAATTCCCAGAAGTATCGATTCTACCAAACGTTTCCTATAGTatcctttaaaacatttaattatgccCATGTCGAGTGGCTGCAATATGGAAGTGCAGTTGGCCGGgcaaaaaacaatttcaacgcATTATTGTAGTTTTCGAATTGAGGTGTGAGCGGAGCAATTATCAAtcaacaatgcaatttttttcttcctcttcttcatTTCCTTATCTAACTTCAGCaaccattcagaaaaaaatttagacgTCATCCAAGACTTTTTATTGGCTTTATATTCCACAGGAAGATTTCTCACATTCTTGAAGCACCTTGGCTTCAAAGATTTGCCGATAACAAGAGGTTGAATTTTGTGTGTTCCTGTACTATTGGCACACAGAAGAACAATCAatctttgttttgatttcttcCCGCAGTGACACTTTTCACCCTTAAACGCCAATGTTCTATCAGGGAGGAGTTGAAAAAAACAGCCCAGCTTCATCAGCGTTATAAATGTCTTCTGGTGCATACTTTTGAAGAATATCTTTCATCTTCTCTTGTCTCTAGGCATTTGCCTCATTCAGCAGATTTTTTCTCTCCGTGAATTTCCTGGAAAGTGTTTCCGTGGCGATCCCGAAAACGCATTAGCCAACCATTGCTAGCTTTAAAAATTTCGTTCCCTAGCATTGCTGCATATTTCCGTTATTGTGCACATAACAAGGGTCCATTTATTGGGATATTTGTTGCCCTCATCTCTTGAAATCACTTCAGGACGGCAGCATCAATGTTTTCATTAGTCGCGACTTTTAGTCGTTTTCGCTTGGGATTAACTGAATTTGATCTCACAGCATCTTCAATCTGTTTCCTCTTCTTGAGGAACGTtgcaaccatagactaataataagaatagaccgagctatggcaacccttttgctgctcataaaccaaaccatgtgactggtggatatcctagcaacagcaggcgttgatcgtagcagacgatcaacgccaacgaaaaataaaataaatagaattgatggaacacggaagaatgatcttttatggagtccgatttgtaaatttgttattctaatttgtaaatattttgttaatatagttagTTTTTCGtgtagatagtattgtgcattttctttagtcaatttcaataactctctaagcattaaaagatgcaagcgaccaagaagaattggcaaacggtaagatttttacctacaatttcagtttaagataccgattagtacatttttgcgtaacgcaaaacgtttacgccatttcgttcacgccaacgctgacagctccaaatgaaatcaAAGTTACTggaaactgatcaaaaactattactaatgtcaaaataatgcataactaaaagaaaaacagttcaatctctgcacctggaattttttttttaatgaaaacacagtcttaaaatacatgtcgagtgccaaactatagataatgctgccatctagcaaccatgctgccaaagtctttgccaagcccttccaccagtcacatgatacatctatgaaccaattttcttcatcagcaagaatgagaaagctcggtctactcttattattagtct
Proteins encoded:
- the LOC129230251 gene encoding tigger transposable element-derived protein 6-like, with product MGIIKCFKGYYRKRLVESILLGIENNVEDPFKAACDFIAGSWWALTEKTILNCWKRFRCLRRSDCDENSSDCDILYDQEIGFESPKTSVSPTRGKKRAKNMDVNVEDYLTADDDLTVFAGVTDEEILSEITSEMEHSGEEDDEEEEDDDDDNTSQSQSLLSTQEALQSVKSLRIFFSSLPSTNEDHFRALDSMYTLLVELTVKKAAKQTKILDFFQ